From the Peromyscus leucopus breed LL Stock chromosome 8b, UCI_PerLeu_2.1, whole genome shotgun sequence genome, one window contains:
- the Socs1 gene encoding suppressor of cytokine signaling 1, producing MVARNQVAADNAISPAAEPRRRPDSSSSSSSSSPAAPARPRPCPAVPAPAPGDTHFRTFRSHSDYRRITRTSALLDACGFYWGPLSVHGAHERLRAEPVGTFLVRDSRQRNCFFALSVKMASGPTSIRVHFQAGRFHLDGSRETFDCLFELLEHYVAAPRRMLGAPLRQRRVRPLQELCRQRIVAAVGRENLARIPLNPVLRDYLSSFPFQI from the coding sequence ATGGTAGCACGCAACCAGGTGGCAGCTGACAATGCGATCTCCCCGGCAGCAGAGCCCCGACGGCGGCCAGATTCCTCCTCATCCTCGTCTTCGTCCTCGCCGGCGGCCCCCGCGCGTCCGCGGCCCTGCCCTGCGGTCCCGGCTCCGGCCCCTGGCGACACTCATTTCCGCACGTTCCGCTCCCACTCCGATTACCGACGAATCACGCGGACCAGCGCGCTCTTGGACGCCTGCGGCTTCTACTGGGGACCCCTGAGCGTGCACGGGGCGCACGAGCGGCTGCGTGCCGAGCCCGTGGGCACCTTCCTGGTGCGCGACAGTCGCCAACGGAACTGCTTCTTCGCACTCAGCGTGAAGATGGCTTCGGGCCCCACGAGCATCCGCGTGCACTTCCAGGCCGGCCGCTTCCACCTGGACGGCAGCCGCGAGACCTTCGACTGCCTCTTCGAGCTGCTGGAGCACTACGTGGCGGCGCCGCGCCGCATGTTGGGGGCCCCGCTGCGCCAGCGCCGCGTGCGGCCGCTGCAGGAGCTGTGTCGCCAGCGCATCGTGGCCGCCGTGGGTCGCGAGAATCTGGCGCGCATCCCTCTTAACCCGGTACTCCGTGACTACCTGAGTTCCTTCCCCTTCCAGATCTGA